In the genome of Plasmodium gaboni strain SY75 chromosome Unknown, whole genome shotgun sequence, one region contains:
- a CDS encoding putative protein KRI1 yields the protein MGKNKKRKNSTDINICDNNIGVNKEKDNPLNFNDINKILEKGDMENMNSLDRNKEEIEENNNNKEKSVINGLKNNNMNNKVVEENEDEISVSDDNSSSSDEDHEGLLLTSKFKKKFSNLLLKLKSKDSNLLDKNNDNFFHDSDFETELSSVEESKEDENHDERKRKKMKLHHNVDDDDDRNDDKKKERDMLNYSEYYKDILLKEGSQAFEKEEEELLNKEKELNSKKNKKTYLDEQEELKKQIQEACKIADEQNDNICDDNFFTIKEKSEQELLEEKKYYETFLKTSNMMKEENNLLKEYWKDNLTKDEEFLRDYILKEMWREDKVQNLYEEIDEIDDEELEKAENFERTYNFRYEEQNGNMINSIPRKIESSVRQDIKKKKKKEKRREKKKKLKEKKKKLLLENLKNDQKDVEKNKKSNKINNDVNNMSGIKNNEHNKKNSNKYNFDEEDLWFLCDICNIPISPLCYVYECSICDNFALCKKCYKKNKHEHNLKKILVPRHCIPPQDYANEGLLPLDGKIMSNNNNKYDDNLMEYLENDSSAYEDLIDDMPIRFKYIKVKPRSFKLSTDYILNTDDSTLNKVVPLKKVLPYYETKKKLVDTSKV from the coding sequence atgggtaagaataaaaaaagaaaaaattccacagatataaatatatgtgataataatattggggttaataaagaaaaagataaCCCTTTGAattttaatgatataaataaaattttagAAAAAGGTGATATGGAAAATATGAATTCTTTGGATAGgaataaagaagaaatagaagaaaataataataacaaagAGAAAAGTGTCATAAATggtttaaaaaataataatatgaataataaagtagtagaagaaaatgaagatgAAATATCTGTAAGTGATGACAATAGTTCAAGTAGTGATGAAGATCATGAGGGATTATTGCTAACATCgaaatttaaaaaaaagtttagtaatttattattaaaattaaaaagtaaagattcaaatttattagataaaaataatgataatttttttcatgaCAGTGATTTTGAAACGGAATTATCAAGTGTTGAGGAATCCAAAGAAGATGAAAACCATGATGAaaggaaaagaaaaaaaatgaaattacATCATAATGTTGACGATGATGATGATCGTAATGatgacaaaaaaaaagaacgTGATATGTTGAATTATTCAGAATATTACaaagatattttattaaaagaagGGTCTCAAGCTTttgaaaaagaagaagaagaatTATTGAATAAGGAAAAGGAAttaaattcaaaaaaaaataaaaagacATATTTGGATGAACaagaagaattaaaaaaacaaatacAAGAAGCATGCAAAATTGCGGATgaacaaaatgataatatatgtgATGATAACTTCTTTACCATAAAAGAGAAAAGTGAACAGGAATTattagaagaaaaaaaatactaTGAAACATTTTTGAAGACTTCTAATATGAtgaaagaagaaaataatttattaaaagaatattgGAAAGATAATTTAACTAAGGATGAAGAATTTTTAAGggattatattttaaaagaaatgtGGAGAGAAGATAAGGTTCAAAACCTTTATGAAGAAATAGATGAAATTGATGATGAAGAATTAGAAAAAGCAGAAAATTTTGAAAGGACATATAATTTTAGATATGAAGAGCAAAATGGAAATATGATTAATTCTATACCTCGTAAAATAGAAAGTAGCGTTAGACAAgatattaagaaaaaaaagaaaaaagaaaaaagaagagaaaaaaagaaaaaactaaaagaaaagaaaaagaaattacTTTTAGAAAATTTGAAAAACGATCAAAAAGatgtagaaaaaaataaaaagtcAAACAAGATAAATAATgatgtaaataatatgagtggtataaaaaataatgagcacaataaaaaaaattcaaataaatataattttgatgAAGAGGATTTATGGTTTTTATGTgatatatgtaatattcCTATAAGTCCATTATGTTATGTGTATGAATGTAGCATATGTGATAATTTTGCTTTGTgtaaaaaatgttataaaaaaaataagcatgaacataatttaaaaaaaatattagtACCCAGACATTGCATACCGCCACAGGATTATGCAAATGAAGGATTGTTACCATTAGATGGAAAAATTATgagtaataataataataaatatgatgaCAATTTAATGGAATACCTAGAAAATGATTCAAGTGCATATGAAGATTTAATTGATGATATGCCCATTAgatttaaatatattaaagtGAAACCTAgatcatttaaattatccactgattatattttgaatacTGATGATTCAACATTAAATAAAGTTGTTCCTTTAAAAAAGGTTTTACCCTATTATGAAACTAAGAAAAAATTAGTAGATACATCAAAAGTTTAA
- a CDS encoding hypothetical protein (conserved Plasmodium protein, unknown function) — METNKLEGKEKKAGICRRCFRGFFKSIKGPSITHSILFGICGGLVYYGSYYFYRFLKITYFDTQHVSNESRRRYMEKQMLFYNDFGYDLSMKYIGNLCKYYDPVALRLPFQPLDDKYRL; from the exons atggaaacaaataaattagaaggaaaagaaaagaaagcag GAATATGCAGAAGATGTTTTAGAGGCTTCTTTAAAAGTATAAAAGGACCAAGCATAACTCACAGTATTTTATTTGGAATATGTGGAG GTCTTGTGTATTATGgatcatattatttttatcgttttttaaaaattacatattttGACACTCAACATGTGTCCAATGAAAGCAGAAGGAGATATATGGAAAAACAaatgttattttataaCGATTTTGGATACGATTTATCTATGAAATATATTG gAAACCtatgtaaatattatgaCCCAGTTGCCTTACGATTACCTTTTCAACCAct AGATGACAAATATAGGCTTTAA